CCCCACGGAGGGCTGCAGCAGCGCGGTGATCAGCGTCGCCGCGATGAAGGCCAGCACGACCAGTTCGATGGTGGTGATGACGCGCGCCAGCACCCACAGGGTGGCGGCCAGCACCAGCAGCCGCCAGCTCGCCTCCGCGGCGACCCGTACGCCCCACGGCACCGCGTCCACCGGCTCCGGGCGGGCCGCGACGGCCGGGGCGTAGGAGGGCGGTGCGGGCACCGACTCCGGCGGGCTGCCCGCGGTGGCTGGCGGCACCTGCTCGGACCCGGGCCCCGGCACCCCGTCCACCGCCTTGGGCAGCTGGGTACGGGGGACGGTGAGCGTGCCCACCGGGCGGTCGCCCGCCGAGCCGTCGCCCTCCGGACCGTCGACCGCCGGGCTTTCGACCGCGGGGGCGTCCGCGTGCCCGGCACGCCTCAGCTCATCCGGGTCGCCTGCCGCCGCCGAAGCCTCCGCACGGCGGCGCTGATCCTCCAGCCGCTGCGAGAGCCGCGTCAGACCGGCGCCGAGGCCACCGACCCACTGAGGCAATCTGGACATGTCCTTCCTCTTCCCCTCCCACGCGCCACAACCTGACGGCACGACGTTACCTGTGCAGCACGCGCGAAACCCCCGACGCGGGCGCGTTCGGGGGTTTCGGAAGTGCTGTGGTGCGGCTTACGGCCTAGTACCAGCTGTTGGCCTGCCAGAACGACCAGGCACCACACGGGCTGCCGTAACGGTCGTTCATGTAGTTCAGGCCCCACTTGATCTGGGTGGCCGGGTTCGTCTGCCAGTCGGCACCGGCCGAGGCCATCTTGGAGCCGGGCAGCGCCTGGACGAGCCCGTAGGCGCCCGAGCTGGCGTTGGTGGCCTTGTAGTTCCAGGTGGACTCGTGGTCCACGATGTTGCTGAAGCACTGGAACTGGTCGCTCGCCATCATCTGGCGGGCCATGGCCTGCGTCTCGGCGACCGTGTACGAGCCCTTGACGGCGAAGTCGCCCGCGTCGCGCGTGGCGGAGCGGGACGCGGCCAGCGTCTTCTCCTTGCGCGCGTCGGCTTCCTTCTTCGCCTTCGCCTCGTCCGCCGCGTCCTTCTTGCTCTGCGCGGTCTCAGCAGCTGCCTTGCGGGCCGACTCCTGCGCGGACTTGAGGGCTGCCGTGTCCGCCTGGGTGGACTGGTCGTCCGCCTGCTGCGTCAGGGAAGCCGTCTGCACCTGGGCCTGTGCGCCCGCGGGGATGTCGGCGATCGTCGCGTCGGCAGCGGTGGCCTCGGTGTTGCCGACCGAGGCGGGCTCGTTGCCTGCAGCGACGCCGACCACGGCGCCGACGGTGGTGACCGCGGTGGCGGATGCCACGGCGAATCCCCGGACCGAGATCCGGCTCACACGTTTTCCTTCCAGCATCGTCCGCATAGGTGACCTCGCGGACGCAATCGTGCCCCTGGCGCTGGTCTCCCCTTGTTCCGGGCCCGGTTGAACGGGTGGGTCCGGCTGGTCACGGGAGGCACTGGCCCGGTACGTCCCCCTCGGGGTCCGCGTGGTGCTCGGGCGGCATACGGCTGTTCGCTATGAAGTTCGAGTTCGTTCCACACCGCTGGGGGTGTTGATGCTGCCGTATGCGGGGCCTGACAGGACCCAGACTCTGCCCGACCGGCACGCCGGGAATCAATTCCCCGCTGGGTGTGAAAGCTCACACCCCGTTTACGGCAAACGATTTTCGGATATCCACTCGCAGCACAACGCCGCCCGGCTAAGCTCCTTGGCTTCGCCGGGCGGCGTCGTCTTCATGACCGGTCAGATCCGGCCTTCCTCCAGCATTTCGGTCACCAGCGCCGCGATCGGCGAGCGCTCCGAGCGGTTCAGCGTGACGTGGGCGAACAGCGGATGCCCCTTCAGCTTCTCCACCACCGCGACCACACCGTCGTACCGCCCGACCCGGAGGTTGTCGCGCTGCGCGACATCATGGGTCAGCACCACGCGCGAGTTGGCGCCGATACGGGACAGAACCGTCAAAAGGACGTTCCGTTCCAGTGACTGGGCCTCGTCCACGATGACGAACGCATCATGCAGCGACCGCCCGCGGATATGGGTCAGCGGCAGCACCTCCAACATGCCGCGCCCCACCACCTCTTCGATGACGTCCTTGGTGGTCACCGCGGACAGCGTGTCGAAGACGGCCTGCGCCCAGGGGCTCATCTTCTCCGCCTCGCTGCCCGGCAGATAGCCCAGCTCCTGCCCGCCGACGGCGTACAGCGGGCGGAACACCATCACCTTGCGGTGCTGCCGGCGCTCCAACACGGCCTCCAGGCCCGCGCACAGCGCCAGCGCCGACTTGCCCGTACCGGCCCGCCCGCCCATGGAGACGATGCCGACGTCCGGGTCGAGCAGCAGATCCAGCGCGATCCGCTGCTCGGCGCTGCGGCCGTGGATCCCGAAGACCTCCCGGTCGCCCCGCACCAGCCGGACCGCCCCGTCCGAGGTGACCCGGCCGAGCGCCTTGCCGCGCTCGGACTGCAGCACAAGTCCGGTATGCACCGGAAGTTCGGACACTTCCGGCACATGGGCGGTCTCGGCGGCGAACAGGTCGTCGACCTGGTCGGCGGAGATGGTCAGCTCGGCCATCCCCGTCCAGCCGGAGTCGGTGATCGCCAGCTCGGCGCGGTACTCCTCGGCCAGCAGCCCGACCGAGGAGGCCTTGATGCGCAGTGGCAGGTCCTTGGAGACGACCGTGACGTCATACCCCTCGGCCTGCAGATTGCGCGCCACCGCGAGGATCCGTGAGTCGTTGTCGCCGAGCCGGAAGCCCGCGGGCAGGATTCCGGGGTCGGAGTGGTTCAGCTCGACCCGGAGCGTCCCGCCGAGATCCCCGATGGGGATGGGCGAGTCCAGCCGCCCGAACTGCACCCGGTACTCGTCCAGCAGGCGCAGCGCCTGCCGTGCGAAGTAGCCGAGCTCGGGGTGGTGCCTCTTGGCCTCCAGCTCGGTGACCACGACGACCGGAAGCACGACTTCGTGCTCGTCGAAGCGGGCCATGGCGCCTGGGTCTGCCAGCAGGACACTGGTGTCGAGGACATAAGTGCGCCGGTCGTTCTCACGGCGCTGCTTGATGTTCACCACGGGTGGACGAACCCCCTCGGATGAGGTTGGGGTGCGACGGCGTCGCGGGGCGGTGTTCTCCCGGGACCGCCGCTCTCCCAGCTGCTGCTGGGCGGCGTCCCCGGGACCCCCGGCCATCTAGTGACCGGACCGGGCTCGGACCACAATGCGCGGGCCGAGCGCCGGCCCTCCGCGTCGACCGTGCGGTGTGCACGGACCTCCGTGATGTGCAAAGGGCCTCCCGGGCGGACGGCCCCATGCCGTCCGCTGAGATGCGGCGCCTGATGGCTTGTTCCTGACGCCGACCTGGAAGGGATATTCCCTCGAACCCTCGTTGCCATGCCACGGCATATGACGCACGGCCGATGAACCTTGGGTGACGTGTGATCGTCCAGCGGCGGCGGCATTCGGGTGAGACCCGAGGGGACGGAGCGTCAGAAGAGGCCCCGCCGGCGGTTCATGGGGCCGGCGGGGCCTGGTGACGCACCGTGACAGCAAAGGATGTCCGGGACGTATGGGGCGTTTGGGATGTAACGCGCCTGGAGGAACGGGAGCGGCTCGGCAGGACGCCGTTCAGAAGCCGTAGCGCCGGTGCCGGGCGGCGTAGTCGCGCAGGGCGCGCAGGAAGTCGACCTTCCGGAACGCCGGCCAGAAGACTTCGCAGAAGTAGTACTCCGAATGGGCGCTCTGCCACAGCATGAAGCCCGACAGCCGCTGCTCCCCGCTCGTACGGATCACCAGGTCCGGGTCGGGCTGGCCGCGGGTGTAGAGGTGCTCGGAGATCAGGTCGATGTCGACGACCTCGGCGAGCTCCTCGAAGGAGGTGCCACGCTCGGCGTGTTCCAGCAGCAGGGAGCGCACCGCGTCGGCGATCTCCTGCCGGCCGCCGTAGCCGATCGCGACATTCACCAGCACGCCGGTGTTGTCGACGGTGGCCTGCTCCGACTCCTTGAGCACCCGCTGGGTGGCGGTGGGCAGCAGATCGCGGTTGCCGACGTGGTGGACCCGCCAGCGGCCGTCGGCGGCCAGGTCCCGCACGGTGTTCTCGATGATGCCCAGCAGCGGCTTCAGCTCTGCCTCGGGCCGGTCGAGGTTGTCCGTCGACAGCAGCCACAGCGTGACCACCTCGACATCGGTCTCCTCGCACCAGCCGAGCAGCTCACTGATCTTGGCCGCACCGGCCTGGTGGCCCTGCTCGGTCGTCCGCCCGTCGGCCCGCGCCCAGCGCCGGTTACCGTCCAGGATGACGCCGATGTGCTTGGGCACCTGGGTGTGATCCAGGCGACCCTCCACCCTGCGCGCGTACAGCCGATAGACCAGATTGCGCAGTGCAGGCGGATACGGGATGCGCATCCCGGAAGATCGCAGCATGTGTGGTCCAGCCCCTCCGTGCCAATGGCGGTCGCCCCGTCGCCTCAAGTGGGCAACTTTACTTCTCGGCTGTCTCGACAGCCCAATCAGGTAGGTCACAAGTACGTGATAGGGAGATGAGCATGACTGGCACCGACTACCGTGCAGCGGATTCCCGCTACGACTCGATGAAGTACCGGCGAACGGGCCGCAGCGGACTCAAACTCCCCGCTATCTCCCTTGGACTCTGGCACAACTTCGGGGACGACCGCACCCTGAGCTCCCAGCGCGCCATCCTGCGCCGCGCCTTCGACCTGGGCGTGACCCACTTCGATCTGGCCAACAACTACGGTCCGCCACCCGGGTCCGCCGAGCTCAACTTCGGAAAGATCTTTGCACAGGACTTCCGTGGCTACCGCGACGAGATGATTCTCTCGACGAAGGCCGGATATCTGATGCACCCCGGCCCCTACGGCGAATGGGGTTCGCGGAAATATCTCCTCTCATCGCTGGATGCCTCCCTGAAGCGGATGGGGGTCGATTACGTCGATATCTTCTACTCGCACCGCTTCGATCCCGACACCCCGCTCGAGGAGACGATGGGCGCGCTGGCGTCCGCCGTGCAGCAGGGCAAGGCCCTGTATGTCGGCATTTCCTCGTACAACGCCGAGCAGACCCGGGACGCGGCCGGCATCCTGCGCGCCATGGGCGTACCGGCGCTGATCCACCAGCCCTCGTACTCGATGATCAACCGCTGGACCGAGGACGACCTGCTGCTGGACACCCTCGAAGCGGAGGGCATGGGCTGCATCTCTTTTGCGCCACTGGCACAGGGCATGCTGACGGACAAGTATCTGCAGGGCATCCCCGAGGGCTCGCGCGCCGCCCAGGGCAAGTCCCTGGACCCGAACCTGCTGTCCGACGAGGTCGTACGGCGGCTCCGGGGCCTCAATGACATCGCCGCCCGCCGTGGCCAGTCGCTGGCCCAGCTCGCCCTGGGCTGGGTGCTGCGCGACGAGCGGATGACCTCCGCCCTGATCGGCGCCAGCAGCGTCGCCCAGCTGGAGGCCAATATCGCGGCCCTCGACGCCCCCGCGATCACGGAGGCCGAGCTGGCCGAGATCGACGAGTTCGCCAGGACCACGGACGGTGTGAACATCTGGGCGCGGCGGTAAGCGCTCCGCGCGCGGGAGGCGCCGGGAGGTGCCGTGATGCGTCTGCGGCCGCGTTGTGGCTGGTCGCGCAGTTCCCCGCGCCCCTTCCGGGCGCAACCGAACCGCACCCGATGTCAGCGGGGCCACTCGCCGCCCGTGCGCGCACAAAAAAGCGGGCCGGTCCGTGGGGGGGATACGGACCGGCCCGAGGGGGGGTTTCCACCATAACCCCGCGGGAGGGGTGCTGCGTGCACCGGCGCGCGCGGCGGCGTGGCTCGGGTGGAGCGGGGTGTGCCGGAGGCTCCGGCACAGGTGGGGGTCAGGCCGCCGCGGCGGCGCCCAGGAGCAGCCCGCAGAACGCCCCGATGATCATGAAGGGCCCCAGTGGCATGGCCTCTTTCCACGCCTCGCGCCGTACGAGCAGCAGCCCCGCGGCGTAGAGCGCGCCGATCAGCACCCCCGCCGCGCCGCCCACGACGAGGGTGCGCCAGCCGTACCACCCAAGGGCGATCCCCAGCCCGACCGCGAGCTTGACGTCGCCCAGCCCGATGCCCCGTGGGTTCACGACATAGAGCAGGAGATAGAAGGCGCCGAGGAACAGCCCGCCCAGCAGGGCCCGCCGCCATGCCCCGGTCTCCCCCGTCAGCCAGCCGCCGAGCCCCAGCAGCGCCGCTCCCGCCACCGCGAGCGGCAGCGTCAGCGCGTCCGGGAGGCGCCGGGCCCGCCAGTCGACGGCGGTCAGCAGCACCGCGACCGGTGCCATCACCAGCCAGGCGACGAGTTCCGGCCGCGGCCCGGTGGCCGCCGCGAGGGCCGCGCAGACCAGTGCGGTGGCCGCCGCCGTCGGCAGTGGGCCGGGCCCGTACGCCCCGCAGTCCGGGCAGCGCCCGCGCCCCAGCCAGCCCCGGGCCGGACCGGTGATCGGATGCCCCCCGGGACAGACCGCGCGCCACTCCTCCTCGGGCTCGACGGCCATCCGGTGGGCGGGCCGCGGTATGAGCAGCCCGGCCGCGGCCCCGTAGACGGCGGCGAGAACCATCAGCATCAATGACACCTGTCGACCCTAGAGCCGTCCGGCGCCCGTCCGGCGCCCGTCCGCCGGGAAAGACCTGGAGTGCGGGAGCTGATAGAACGCTGCGCATGGCGCGTTGGGAGAACGGTCCGGGAGTCCTGCACGGCGCGGCGAGCGCCGTTCCGGTGGAGATCGCGGCGTCCTACCGCGCCCGCGCCCGGGGCCTGTTGGGCCGCGACGGCATCGAGGGGGCGCTGCTGCTCACCCCGGCGAGCGGGGTGCACACCTTCCGGATGCGGTTCGCGATCGATGTCGCCTATCTGAGCCGGGACTTCACCGTGCTCGCCGTACGCACCATGCCCCCGGGGCGGCTGGGGCTTCCCCGCCTCCGCGCCCGGCACGTCCTGGAGGCGGAGGCCGGCGCCATGGCGCGCTGGGGCGTGCGTCCCGGACTGCGCCTGGGCGTTCAGCCCCGCCGCTGACGGCGGTCCGCGCGCTCATTCCCGCCAGTCGGCGACCAGTGCCAGCAGCCCGGGGAACCGCGCCTCCAGGTCGTCCACCCGGACATGGCTGCGCCGCTCCAGCCCGTACTGCCGCTGACGGATCAGCCCGGCGTCCCGCAGCGCCCGGAAGTGGTGGGTGAGCGAGGACTTGGGCCGGTCGAGGCCGAACCAGCCACAGGTGTGGTCGAAGGCCTCCGACTCCAGCAGGAGGGTGCGCACGATGTGCATCCGCAGGGGATCGCTGAGCGCGCCCATGACGGTCTCCAGCCGCAGGGCGGCGCGCGCCGGCTCCGGCAGCGGCTCGGGGGCGCCGTCCGGGACGGGCCGTTGCGCCGCCGCGAAGGCGCGCCGCGACGCCTCTCCCGCCGCCGCGGCCTGCCCGGTCGCATGGGTCTGCTCGGCTCGCACGCCCGCCTTGGACGACATCCGGCGCTCCTTCTGGTCGGTCCCCCGGTCACCCGGTCACTCAGTACGACTTGCATCGTACTGTGTGGCACTGTACGAATCTTCTCGTACCGCTTGTACGAATCAACTCGTACTTGCTGGAGGAGGGGACACACCCATGCCCGAAACCCGGCCCGCACCGGTGCCCGTGACCGCGCCCGCGGCAACCACGCCACCCACGGCCACGCCACCCACGACCGCACCGCTCCCGGCCGCGCCGCCGCCCACCCGGGAGGTCTGGTTCGCCGCCTGGCCGGTGGTCGCGCTCTTCATCCTGTCGAATGCGGCGATGCCGCTGTACGCCGTCTGGCAGCGGCAACTCGGCTTCCGCTCCGGCACCTTGACGCTGGTGTACGCCGCCTATGTGGCCGGACTGCTCGGCGCGCTGCTGGTGGCGGGCGTGGCCGCGGACCGTCTCGGGCGGAAGCCGGTACTGGTCCCGGCGCTGCTCCTGGGCATCGTCGCCTGCCTCCTCTACGCCACCGCACCCTCGGTGGCCGTGCTGGTCGTCGCCCGTCTGCTGACCGGAGTGGCCACCGGTGCCGCCGTGTCGGCCGGAATGGCCGCCGTCACCGATCTCGCGGCCGGCCGCCGGACGGGGCCGCTGCTCGCCTCCGCCGCGATGGTGCTGGGCGCCGGGATCGGGCCCGTACTGGCCGGGGTGCTGTCGGAGACCGTGCCCGCGCCGACCGTCACCGTCTTCGTCGTCGAAGCCGCCCTGCTGGTCACGGCGTTGGCGGTGGTGGCCAGGATGCCGCTGCCGCCGCGCCGGGCGGGCGCCGGTGCGAGCGGCCCGTCCGGCTCCTGGGTGCGGCTGCCGGCCGTCCCCCGGGACAACCGCCGCCATCTCGCCCTGGGGCTCGCCGCGTTCGCCCCCGGCATCAGCGCCACCGCCTTCGTGCTGTCGCTCGGGCCGTCCCTGCTGTCCGGGCTGCTCGGCACGACGAACCGCGCACTGCCGGGCGGTTTGGCACTGGCGATGTTCCTGGCCGCCACCGGCGTGCAGTTCGCGCTGGGGCGACGGGCGGTCCGTACGGTCCTGCTCACCGCCGGCGGTGCCACCGTCTCGGCCGGCCTGGCCATGGTCGCCGCCGTGCACACCGGCACTCTGCCCCCGCTGATCGCCGCGGTGATCCTGGCCGGTGCGGGTCAGGGGGCCGGACAGCTGGGCGGGCTGACGCTGCTGAGCCGTGAGGTACCGGCGACCCGCCGCGCGGAGGCCAACGCGGCGCTGAACGCGGGTGGTTATGTCCTCGCCGGTGCCCTCCCGGTCGCCGACGGCTACCTCAGCGACGCCATCGGCCTCCCGTCGGCGGCCACCACCTTCGGCCTCGCGGTGGCCGCGCTCGCCGCGGCGGGGGCGGTGCTGGTGGCGGTACGGGGCGGGGACGCGCGGTGAGGGGGGTGGCAGGGGCGGGCGTGCGGGCCGGGCCGCGGGCGTGCGCTGGGCGGCGGGCGGCCGGGCGGACGGACCGCGGGCGTGCGCCGGGCGGCGGACAGCCGGGCGGACGGACCGCAGGCGTTCGCCAGGCCGTCAGAAGGTGCTGAGCGTCGCGTCCGCGACGGCTTCCAGGGCGGCGCGGCCGACGCCGGACCGCGCCGAGACGCGCAGCCCGCCGACCGAGGCGATGACGAGGTGGGCGAGGGTGCCGGCGTCCTTGCCGGGCGCGATGTCGCCGTCGCGCTGACCGGACTCGATCACGGCTCGGAGGGCCGCCAGCCGTACGCCGTAGTCCTGTTCCAGCGAGGCCGCGACCGACAGGTCATGGGCCGACACCTCGATACAGGTGTTGACCACCAGACAGCCGCGGCCGTCCCCGTCGTCGGCACACTCCTCGTCGATCACCCGCTGCAGGAGCGCGCGGATCTTCTGCCGCGCGGACAACTCGCTCTCCAGCAGCGTGAAGAGCTCGGCGTTCTTGTGCTCCATGTAGCGGGCCAGCGCCCGCTCGAAGAGGTCGTGCTTGCTCTTGAAGGTGTGATAGATGCTGCTGCGCCCCAGGCCCGTGGCGTCACACAGGTCCTGGGTGGAGGTCGCCGCATAGCCGGCGGCCCAGAACGCGTCCATCGCGGCGTCGAGCGCCTGCCCCTCGTCGAATTTCCTGGGTCGCGCCATAACGGAAACGCTAGCAGTTATTGGATCGTACGGTTCAATACGTCGGGCGCACGCGCTCCGGCCGCCAGGGGCGCTGCCGGTATCAAGTTGCCGCCGGGCGGGGCGGGATGGTCACATGCGCGGCATGAACGCGACACCGCCACCGAGACACATACCTCCGTCGGGCTCCGGACTTCCGGCGGGCCCCGCGTACCCCGCGGCTCCGGCGCCCCAGGGGCCGGCCCCGCGCATCCTCGGTAACCGGGGGCTGCGGCTGCTCGCGCTCCTCATCGACGTGGTGCTCGCCGTCGGCGTCCTGTTCCTGGTCACCACCGGCGTCGGCCTGGTCGTCACCTTCGGCGACAGCAAGGACAACTCGCCGTTCTACCTCGGCGTCCTGGTGGCCCTGGCGCTGCTCTTCCTCTACTCGCCGCTGCTGACGGCCCGTTGCGGCGGCACCCTGGGCAAGCTCCTGTGCGGACTGAGCGTCGTACGGCTCGCCGACGGGAGCCCGCTGTCCTACGGGGCCGCCCTGGGGCGGCACCTGGCCCATCTGGGCATGCGACTGGTGCCGGTGCTCGGGCTGCTGGACCCGCTGGCCTGCTGCTGGGACCGGACGTTGCGCCAGTGTCTGCACGACAAGGTGGTGGGCAGCCTGGTCATCCGCCGCAGTATGCGGCCGACTCCGGTACCCGCCCCGGTCACGAGGCCCGCGGGAAGCTGACCTCGACCCGGCGGTTCTTCTTGCGTCCCACCTCGGTGCCGTTGTCGGCGATCGGGTACTGCTCGCCGTAGCCGCGGATCTGGAAGGTGACGGACGAGCCGAGGTCCTTGGCCAGTTCCTGCTGGACGGCGTTGGCGCGCTTCTTGGACAGGACGAGTCCATGGCTCGCCGAGCCCAGGTTGTCGGTGAAGCCGAAGACCCGCAGGCGGGTGGCGTTCTGCTTCTTGATCTCCGCGCCGATCGTGCTGATCCGGGACAGCGCCTCCGGCGTCAGCTCGGCACTGTCCTTGCCGAAGAGCACCTCGGCCTGGAGCGCGAAGGTCACATTGTCGTTGGTGTCCTGGCGGCGCTCGGAGCCGTCGTCGGCCTCGACGATCGACTTGATGTTGAGGACCTTGGACGGGGCGAGCTTGCCGCCCTGCACCATCCGCAGATCGGGGTCGTGGGGGTCGATGTGCACCGGCGGGCTGGAGTCCTCGGTCACGCCCGGCGGATCGGCATGGGCGACGGGGACCGTCAGCGCCGCGGTGAGCAGCAGCGCGAAGGCGGCGATGGCGGCGCTGCGGGGCGCTCGGCGCACCCGGCGTCCTCGGGGCATCTGGGTCGCGGTCATCGCTGCCCGCTCAGTCCGTGATCCGCACGCTGGCCGGCGGCAGGGTCGGCAGCTGGAAGTCGACCTCGGTCACCTTGGCCGGCGGCGCCGGGAACTGCGCGAAGACCGGGCGGCTGGCACCCGGCATCAGCCCGCTGAGGCCGGTCGTGCACAGGCACTCGCCGTTGGTGTCGCGCAGCACCAGATACCGCTTCTTGCCCGCCTTGTCGACGAGGGTCGCCCCGGAGATGGACGAACGGGAGCGCAGCTCGGTCTCGTTGGAGCGCCAGTCGATGGCGTTGAAGGCGCGGGTGCCGCGGTTGGTGACCGTGCCGTTGACGGTGACGAAGCCGCCGGAGTCACGGACGACGGAGTGCAGCGTGACCACCACGCCGTCCGGCCCCTTCATCTCCCCGATCACCTTGTCGGAGTCGGCCGCCGGGGCGCCGGGGCCACTGTCCTTGGGGGCGGTGCTGCGGGCCGGCGGCTTGTCGCCGTCCGACCCCTTCGCGCCGCCGCCGTTACCACCACCGCAGCCGGCCACAACGAGCGCGAGGCCGACAGCGCTCGCCATGGCGACCGCTCCCCTGGCGGCCTTCGTGGTGCGCCGAATGCTCATGGGATGCGATTCCTTTGATCGTCGTCTGGTCGTCTCAAGGGGGGTGGTCGGGTGCGGGCGGTCAATGGGCGAGGCGTACGGAGAACAGGTCGGCGGCGTCGGGCAGGTCCTGGAGGTGATCGGGGTCGAGCGTCCAGCGCGTGCCGTCGCAGGTGATGTCGACGGGGGCGGGGGCGTCGTCGTCCTTGCCGTCTTTACCGCCCTTGCCCCCCTCGTCGTCCTTGCCGCCCTTGCCGTCCGCCCCGCTGGTGTCGTCCTTGGCGGGGTCGAGGGTGCAGCGGGGGCCGACGACGGACTTCGCCTCGGCCGACGCATGGGTGCTGCTGGTCTTCGGGATGACGGAATCCCCCACGGTGTTGCGGGTGGTGACCTGGACGGCGAACGCGGTGGGCCAGGAGTCCGGGGTGCAGCGGGGGCCGGAGAGCTCGGCGCCGTTGCGTCCTGCGAACCAGCCCGCGCTCGCGCAGGCCGCCTCGGACGGGGCGCCGCGCCCGTTCAGCAGTTCCTCCCAGGCCGTCGGATCGGTCCGGTAGCTGCCGTCGCGGAGGCCGTCGAGCACACCCTCGCGCAGCAGGTCGCGGTACTTCTGGCCGGCGGCGAGCGCGGCCGCGTCTGCGGCGGTCTGCGCACCGTTACGGGTGGCCGCCGCCTGCCCGACGGCGAAGAAGGCGAGCGCGAGGAAGAGCAGGCCCCCGACCGCGACGATGTAGAGCGGGAAGGCCTGCCCTGCGTCGCGCCGGCGGCAGCGTGGGGTCATGGCCGGCACGGTGATGGCGGTGGGGGCTAAATGCCGACGACGTCGGAGATCTTGTTGGCGATGGCGTTCGCGATCTGGCTGCCGAAGTCCGTGGTCGACAGGACCAGGACGATCGCCACGACCACCGCGATGATGCCGAGGTACTCGATCGAGGTCTGTCCCCGGTCGTTCCCCAAAATACGC
This genomic stretch from Streptomyces nigrescens harbors:
- a CDS encoding pilus assembly protein TadG-related protein yields the protein MTPRCRRRDAGQAFPLYIVAVGGLLFLALAFFAVGQAAATRNGAQTAADAAALAAGQKYRDLLREGVLDGLRDGSYRTDPTAWEELLNGRGAPSEAACASAGWFAGRNGAELSGPRCTPDSWPTAFAVQVTTRNTVGDSVIPKTSSTHASAEAKSVVGPRCTLDPAKDDTSGADGKGGKDDEGGKGGKDGKDDDAPAPVDITCDGTRWTLDPDHLQDLPDAADLFSVRLAH
- a CDS encoding membrane protein yields the protein MAKRILGNDRGQTSIEYLGIIAVVVAIVLVLSTTDFGSQIANAIANKISDVVGI